A genomic segment from Methanoplanus limicola DSM 2279 encodes:
- the porD gene encoding pyruvate synthase subunit PorD: protein MALSVGCTSRPGKARDNKTGSWRVFKPEIDQEKCNKCGTCTMICPEVCIKESDEGYPEVDYDYCKGCGMCAEECPKDAIEMKQEEK from the coding sequence ATGGCGCTTTCAGTCGGATGCACATCAAGACCGGGAAAAGCAAGAGACAATAAGACCGGATCATGGCGCGTCTTCAAACCGGAAATTGACCAGGAGAAATGCAACAAGTGCGGCACATGCACTATGATCTGCCCGGAAGTCTGCATCAAAGAGAGCGATGAGGGCTATCCTGAGGTTGATTATGACTACTGCAAAGGGTGCGGCATGTGCGCCGAGGAATGCCCGAAAGATGCAATTGAAATGAAACAGGAGGAGAAATAA
- a CDS encoding tetratricopeptide repeat protein — translation MKITYQRLLITALAVTLFIAAQPVSAGDMNKIEYYNLAVDCANAGNFEEALSAADSAIAIDENFTLAYTTKAGILNAMGRYDEALESAGKATEIRPDQPEGWVNMASALIGLERYEEAIEASESAIKADPESVEGYITKGTALGELGRYDEEIAVSEKALRISPGDSHALANKGYAEEMSGGEKNTEKSPVTLPFVVTGVIIAGILFCLRKK, via the coding sequence TTGAAAATAACATACCAGAGATTACTGATTACAGCACTTGCAGTAACACTTTTTATTGCTGCACAGCCGGTTTCTGCCGGAGATATGAACAAAATAGAGTATTATAACCTTGCAGTGGACTGTGCAAATGCCGGAAATTTTGAAGAAGCGCTCTCTGCGGCTGACAGTGCCATTGCCATAGACGAAAACTTCACACTTGCATATACTACAAAGGCCGGAATCCTGAATGCAATGGGCCGGTATGACGAGGCTCTTGAATCTGCCGGAAAGGCGACTGAAATCCGGCCGGATCAGCCTGAAGGCTGGGTTAATATGGCATCTGCACTTATAGGGCTTGAGAGGTATGAAGAGGCCATAGAGGCATCGGAGAGTGCAATTAAGGCAGATCCTGAATCTGTCGAGGGATATATCACAAAAGGGACGGCACTTGGAGAACTGGGGCGGTACGATGAAGAGATTGCGGTCTCTGAAAAGGCACTCAGGATCTCACCCGGAGACAGCCATGCACTGGCCAACAAAGGATATGCAGAAGAGATGTCAGGCGGAGAGAAGAATACTGAAAAATCACCTGTAACTCTGCCGTTTGTGGTGACCGGAGTAATAATTGCAGGAATATTATTCTGCTTAAGAAAAAAATAA
- a CDS encoding thiamine pyrophosphate-dependent enzyme, producing the protein MTGEETEYFDAGHRACGGCGPALAARLITKAAGENTIVVASTGCMEVFSTPYPETAWKTPWVHSLFQNAAAVASGVEASIKKQGRSEKVVVIAGDGATFDIGILCISGLFERGHDVTYICYDNEAYMNTGIQRSGATPYDADTTTSPSGKLSTGNKRPKKDLPAILAAHGSPYVATASVAYPADLMKKVEKAINTEGPCYIQVHTPCCTGWGFDGAKTMEIGKMAINSGLWVNFEMEDGVVTKAKKVKRVPVDAYLKAQKRFRHLYRPTENAEEIAKIQAIADKNAEKYGIDIKMPDKN; encoded by the coding sequence ATGACGGGAGAAGAGACGGAATACTTTGACGCAGGGCACAGGGCGTGCGGAGGATGCGGCCCGGCACTTGCGGCAAGGCTGATTACAAAAGCCGCAGGTGAGAATACAATCGTTGTTGCATCAACAGGATGTATGGAAGTTTTCTCAACACCTTATCCCGAAACGGCATGGAAAACACCATGGGTTCACTCACTCTTCCAGAATGCCGCAGCTGTGGCATCCGGAGTTGAGGCCTCGATTAAAAAGCAGGGCCGGAGTGAGAAGGTTGTTGTCATTGCAGGTGATGGTGCAACCTTTGATATCGGAATCTTATGTATAAGCGGCCTCTTTGAGAGAGGGCATGATGTGACATACATCTGCTACGACAATGAGGCATACATGAACACCGGAATTCAGCGTTCAGGTGCAACGCCATACGATGCCGATACGACCACAAGTCCGTCAGGGAAACTTTCAACCGGAAACAAGAGGCCAAAAAAAGACCTCCCCGCAATACTTGCAGCACACGGATCACCTTATGTGGCAACGGCCTCTGTGGCATACCCGGCTGACCTCATGAAGAAGGTTGAGAAAGCGATCAACACGGAAGGCCCGTGCTACATTCAGGTGCACACACCGTGCTGCACAGGCTGGGGATTTGACGGCGCCAAAACGATGGAAATCGGAAAGATGGCAATCAACTCCGGACTCTGGGTTAACTTCGAGATGGAGGACGGTGTTGTCACAAAGGCAAAGAAGGTCAAAAGAGTACCTGTCGATGCCTACTTAAAAGCACAGAAGAGATTCCGCCACCTTTACAGGCCAACAGAGAATGCAGAGGAGATAGCAAAGATTCAGGCTATCGCCGACAAAAATGCAGAAAAATACGGCATTGATATAAAAATGCCGGATAAAAACTAA
- the porA gene encoding 2-ketoisovalerate ferredoxin oxidoreductase subunit alpha: MLQIMEGSHAVAEAVRLSRPEVVSAYPITPQTHIVERLAEMVADGDLDAEYICVESEFSALSSCLGAACAGSRVYSATTSQGLAFMAEVVFNVAGMRQPVVMTIANRALGAPLNIWNDHQDSLFLRDSGWMQLYAEDAQESMDLHFLAYKAAENYDVLLPAMVCFDGFILTHTYEPVDIPTQEEVDSFLPAFKPYQRLDAKDPISFGMYATPDYYQEFRYEIHAAMIKAKKVLREVGQEFSETFGRDYSELVEGYRLDDADTAIVALGSVCGTVKDAIDEMREAGRKVGLLKIRSFRPFPYEDVRVALSGVSKIAVLEKNISIGSRMLGAVGLEVKDAVGKQGADVYSYVGGLGGRDIRKKDIHKLADWAEQGRNDCFFGLREELL; encoded by the coding sequence ATGCTTCAGATAATGGAAGGATCACACGCCGTAGCAGAGGCAGTCAGGCTTTCCAGACCGGAAGTTGTATCTGCGTACCCAATCACACCGCAGACACATATCGTCGAGAGGCTTGCAGAGATGGTTGCTGACGGCGACCTTGACGCAGAGTACATCTGTGTCGAGAGCGAGTTCTCAGCTCTCTCCTCATGCCTTGGTGCGGCATGCGCCGGGTCAAGGGTATATTCAGCCACAACATCACAGGGACTCGCTTTTATGGCAGAGGTCGTCTTCAATGTTGCAGGCATGCGCCAGCCTGTTGTAATGACGATTGCAAACCGTGCACTTGGTGCCCCGCTGAACATATGGAATGATCACCAGGACTCACTCTTCCTCCGTGATTCAGGATGGATGCAACTCTATGCCGAGGATGCACAGGAGTCAATGGACCTTCACTTCCTTGCATACAAGGCAGCTGAAAACTACGATGTCCTTCTTCCGGCTATGGTCTGCTTTGACGGTTTCATTCTCACACATACCTATGAACCGGTTGACATTCCTACACAGGAAGAGGTTGACAGTTTCCTGCCGGCATTTAAACCATATCAGAGGCTTGACGCAAAGGATCCAATCTCATTTGGTATGTATGCAACACCTGACTATTACCAGGAGTTCAGATACGAGATCCATGCCGCTATGATCAAAGCAAAGAAAGTCTTAAGGGAAGTGGGTCAGGAATTCTCAGAGACCTTCGGACGTGACTACTCTGAGCTTGTGGAAGGCTACCGCCTTGACGATGCAGACACCGCAATTGTTGCACTTGGATCTGTATGCGGAACAGTAAAGGATGCAATTGACGAGATGAGAGAGGCAGGAAGAAAGGTAGGACTTTTAAAGATACGCTCATTCAGGCCTTTCCCGTATGAAGACGTAAGGGTTGCCCTCTCCGGAGTGTCAAAGATTGCAGTCCTTGAGAAGAATATCTCAATCGGTTCCAGGATGCTTGGTGCAGTCGGCCTTGAGGTCAAGGACGCCGTAGGAAAGCAGGGTGCTGATGTCTATTCATACGTCGGGGGACTCGGCGGAAGGGACATAAGAAAGAAAGATATTCACAAACTTGCAGACTGGGCAGAGCAGGGCAGAAATGACTGCTTCTTCGGCCTTAGAGAGGAGTTGCTTTAA
- a CDS encoding cache domain-containing protein, producing the protein MSLSDKLPLSTIAVIIIAVAVLLAAQYLFPPAMGEGEKAIIKDLEYLKNNIETILDSISGDLESAAGELSAGDSVSSPEVQMVLDGLWNRSKYALSYATVGPDGTITAVAPEIYSGSVGIDITGAEPGDSIVGSEEPFLSDAFVAKEGFTGIQIAWPVLSSGGEYRGSVLAMADPSDFLAEVIGPTEHEKDITVTVMQPDGFILYDRDKAQVGKNLFTDETFRRFKNLQMLGKTISANDAGSGAYTFYKSPDNTGQLAKKLAYWNTLKFLGKEWRIIIFKEAISG; encoded by the coding sequence ATGTCCCTCTCTGATAAACTGCCTCTATCAACAATTGCTGTGATAATAATTGCAGTAGCCGTTCTTCTTGCAGCACAGTACCTCTTTCCGCCTGCGATGGGAGAAGGGGAGAAGGCCATAATAAAAGACCTTGAATATCTTAAAAATAATATTGAGACAATCCTCGACTCCATATCAGGTGATCTTGAATCCGCCGCCGGGGAACTGTCAGCAGGTGATTCGGTGTCATCACCGGAGGTTCAGATGGTTCTTGACGGACTGTGGAACAGGTCGAAGTATGCACTATCATATGCCACAGTCGGTCCGGACGGTACAATTACAGCCGTTGCACCGGAGATCTACTCCGGCTCAGTCGGGATTGACATAACCGGGGCAGAACCCGGAGATTCCATAGTCGGTTCAGAAGAGCCATTCTTATCTGATGCATTCGTTGCAAAGGAGGGTTTCACAGGAATTCAGATTGCATGGCCTGTATTATCCTCCGGCGGAGAATACAGGGGCAGTGTTCTTGCAATGGCCGACCCTTCCGATTTTCTTGCAGAGGTAATAGGCCCGACTGAACATGAGAAGGACATTACAGTCACAGTAATGCAGCCTGACGGCTTTATTCTCTATGACAGGGATAAGGCACAGGTCGGCAAAAATCTCTTTACAGATGAGACATTCAGGAGGTTTAAAAACCTCCAGATGCTTGGAAAGACAATTTCTGCCAATGATGCCGGAAGCGGGGCATATACATTCTATAAATCTCCGGACAACACAGGTCAGCTTGCAAAGAAGCTGGCATACTGGAACACTCTGAAATTCTTAGGAAAGGAGTGGAGGATTATAATCTTTAAGGAAGCTATTTCGGGTTAA
- a CDS encoding DUF3821 domain-containing protein, with protein MKKTGLIVITGFLLFLIFTAPASAVLTNIGQGDTVFLGEEGLTLTPSVFYSSGGVTDTQLAYFGSGANPAASAPNYVITPDKSSFYVDPNTFGDKSSAWYSYPNGSKNGHVAFYVNSPSLSVKLYAVRPGDSFDLTNGKVVKGEGLDFRIDSNLYPIFTRSGVAAGDDGVDIKFQDEVGATLTALYDCTGAVVSIVNIHPTSSVFYLPSGTPACVWDTGNDAYKMGSYKVWAECNVNGMMDNLGSVMGETTTAPIPSLAAAATPTPTPTPEKTTAAKTPTPVPATTAPTPAPTDAVTETETPAPVVTDTPVVTPAVTAESKGPADLPQTPLSLYTAIAGILAVFIAVNVLKKE; from the coding sequence ATGAAAAAAACCGGATTAATTGTTATAACAGGATTTCTCCTCTTCCTGATATTCACAGCACCGGCATCCGCCGTGCTGACAAATATAGGTCAGGGAGATACTGTCTTTCTGGGTGAGGAGGGTCTGACGCTTACACCATCGGTATTCTACAGCTCAGGCGGAGTAACTGACACTCAGCTGGCATACTTTGGTTCCGGTGCAAATCCTGCAGCATCTGCACCGAATTATGTTATAACACCTGACAAGAGCAGCTTTTATGTAGATCCGAATACATTCGGAGATAAGAGTTCTGCATGGTACTCCTATCCGAACGGCTCAAAGAACGGGCATGTTGCATTTTATGTGAACTCCCCGTCACTTTCAGTGAAACTCTATGCCGTACGTCCGGGCGACTCCTTTGACCTTACAAACGGCAAAGTTGTGAAAGGTGAGGGGCTTGACTTCAGGATTGACTCAAACCTCTACCCGATATTTACAAGGAGCGGAGTTGCCGCCGGTGATGACGGAGTTGACATAAAGTTTCAGGATGAGGTCGGCGCTACCCTCACAGCGCTTTATGACTGCACAGGTGCAGTTGTAAGCATTGTAAACATCCACCCGACATCGTCCGTGTTCTACCTGCCGTCCGGAACCCCTGCATGTGTATGGGATACGGGCAATGACGCCTATAAGATGGGCAGCTATAAGGTCTGGGCGGAATGCAATGTAAACGGAATGATGGACAATCTTGGATCAGTTATGGGCGAGACCACAACCGCTCCGATCCCGTCACTTGCGGCTGCTGCAACACCGACACCTACACCGACTCCGGAAAAGACAACAGCAGCAAAAACTCCAACCCCTGTGCCTGCAACGACCGCCCCCACACCTGCACCGACAGATGCTGTAACTGAAACGGAGACTCCTGCACCTGTTGTAACCGATACTCCGGTTGTGACACCGGCTGTAACAGCTGAATCGAAAGGTCCGGCAGATCTCCCGCAGACTCCTTTAAGTCTTTATACAGCTATTGCCGGAATTCTGGCGGTTTTTATTGCAGTAAATGTCCTGAAAAAAGAATAA
- a CDS encoding glutamate decarboxylase yields MGLKHPKGPQKKIKDLKIDPLFVQEGDGTIPRDRLGQDETDPDLAYQIVHDELMLDGNARLNMATFVGTWMEPQAQKLAAETFDKNMIDKDEYPQTADLEMRCVSILSHLWNAPDVDKATGCSTTGSSEAAMLAGLALKRRWQHKQKAEGKPADRPNIVMGINVQICWEKFANYWDVEMRLVPMEENRFHISAEEAVKLCDENTIAVVAILGSTFDGSYEPVQDICTALDRFEEKTGIDVPVHVDAASGGMIAPFLDRDLIWDFRLPRVASINTSGHKYGLVYPGVGWIIWRDAASLPEDLIFYVNYLGSNMPTFALNFSRPGSQIVLQYYNFLRLGMEGFTKVQQYSRDIAVHLASEIENLGPFELITRGDELPVFAFKLKDEIDNFTVFDVSNRMRERGWLIPAYTFPKNREDLAALRIVIRRGFSFDLADMLLADLKRQLPLLERQPEPVHDEKSGTGFHH; encoded by the coding sequence ATGGGACTAAAACATCCGAAAGGGCCGCAAAAAAAGATTAAAGACCTGAAAATAGATCCTCTTTTCGTACAGGAAGGCGATGGAACAATACCGAGGGATCGCCTTGGACAGGATGAGACAGATCCGGATCTTGCATACCAGATTGTACACGACGAACTGATGCTGGACGGGAATGCAAGACTGAACATGGCAACCTTTGTCGGTACATGGATGGAACCACAGGCACAGAAACTTGCAGCTGAGACGTTTGACAAGAATATGATCGACAAGGATGAGTACCCGCAGACCGCCGATCTGGAGATGCGTTGTGTCAGCATTTTAAGCCACCTGTGGAATGCACCTGATGTGGATAAGGCCACCGGATGCTCGACTACGGGTTCGAGCGAGGCCGCCATGCTTGCCGGGCTTGCGCTTAAGAGGAGATGGCAGCATAAACAAAAGGCAGAGGGAAAACCGGCAGACAGGCCAAATATTGTAATGGGGATAAATGTGCAGATCTGCTGGGAGAAGTTTGCCAATTACTGGGATGTTGAGATGCGTCTTGTCCCGATGGAAGAAAACCGCTTCCATATCTCTGCCGAAGAGGCGGTAAAGCTCTGTGATGAAAATACAATTGCAGTGGTGGCGATACTTGGGTCAACATTTGACGGCTCTTATGAACCAGTACAGGATATCTGCACAGCACTTGACAGGTTTGAGGAGAAGACCGGAATTGATGTTCCGGTTCATGTTGATGCAGCTTCCGGGGGTATGATCGCACCTTTCCTTGACAGGGACCTCATCTGGGACTTCAGGCTGCCAAGAGTTGCATCCATCAACACTTCCGGGCATAAATACGGCCTTGTCTATCCGGGTGTCGGGTGGATTATATGGCGTGATGCCGCTTCCCTTCCCGAAGATCTGATATTTTACGTCAATTACCTCGGATCAAACATGCCCACATTTGCCCTGAACTTCTCAAGGCCGGGATCACAGATTGTGCTTCAGTACTACAATTTCCTGCGGCTCGGTATGGAGGGCTTTACAAAGGTGCAGCAGTATTCACGCGATATCGCCGTGCACCTTGCCTCCGAAATTGAAAACTTAGGTCCTTTTGAGCTGATTACAAGAGGAGATGAACTGCCGGTCTTTGCCTTTAAGTTAAAGGATGAAATTGATAATTTCACGGTCTTCGATGTCTCAAACAGAATGAGGGAGAGAGGATGGCTCATTCCGGCATACACATTCCCCAAAAACCGTGAAGATCTGGCCGCACTCAGGATCGTTATCAGAAGAGGATTTTCATTTGACCTTGCGGATATGCTGCTTGCAGATCTTAAAAGACAGCTCCCGCTTCTGGAGAGGCAGCCGGAGCCTGTCCATGATGAGAAGTCAGGAACGGGATTTCATCACTGA
- a CDS encoding pyruvate ferredoxin oxidoreductase subunit gamma — translation MRELRIHGRGGQGSVTAAELIATAAFRSKVYSQAFPAFGVERRGAPVQAFVRFDDNKIRLRSQVYEPDYIIVQDSTLIKDVDVFSGLKSGGIALINTEKDIDAEVPEGVRLIKIDATSIALEILGLPIANTTLMGAFAAATGEIELEALEEALKERFPGALGEKNIMAAKKAFELIKGEAE, via the coding sequence TTGAGAGAACTCAGGATACACGGAAGAGGAGGACAGGGCTCAGTGACTGCTGCCGAGCTGATAGCTACAGCAGCATTCAGGAGCAAAGTCTATTCACAGGCATTCCCTGCATTCGGCGTAGAAAGAAGAGGAGCGCCGGTGCAGGCATTTGTCAGGTTTGATGACAATAAAATCAGGCTCAGAAGCCAGGTCTATGAACCTGATTATATTATCGTACAGGACAGCACTCTGATTAAAGACGTCGATGTCTTCAGTGGTCTTAAATCAGGCGGAATCGCACTGATTAACACAGAAAAGGATATAGATGCAGAAGTTCCCGAAGGTGTAAGGCTTATAAAAATCGATGCAACTTCTATTGCGCTTGAAATACTCGGCCTTCCGATTGCAAACACAACCCTTATGGGCGCGTTTGCGGCAGCAACAGGTGAGATCGAACTTGAGGCGCTTGAAGAGGCCTTAAAAGAGAGATTCCCCGGAGCACTCGGCGAAAAGAACATTATGGCCGCAAAGAAGGCCTTTGAATTAATAAAAGGGGAGGCGGAATAA